A stretch of Aerococcus urinaehominis DNA encodes these proteins:
- the wecB gene encoding non-hydrolyzing UDP-N-acetylglucosamine 2-epimerase: MTKVMLVFGTRPEAIKMCPLVNELKTRDNLETLVCVTGQHREMLDQVLEVFDVEPDYDLSIMKDKQTLFDVTTNILNKIKEVLEEAKPDIVLVHGDTSTTFVTALACYYLQIPVGHVEAGLRTNNIYSPFPEEFNRQAVSIISALDFAPTDQARQNLLNEGRDDSKIHVTGNTVIDALKTTVREDYQHPEIDWVGDDRLILLTAHRRENLGEPMAHMFKAIRRVVDEHDDVKVIYPIHMNPKVREVADKYLGDSDQIRIIEPLEVLDFHNFMNAAHIILTDSGGIQEEAPSLGKPVLVMRDTTERPEGVEAGTLKLVGTDEETIYNNFKLLLEDEDAYAQMSQATNPYGDGTACRQIADVIEKKI; the protein is encoded by the coding sequence ATGACTAAAGTAATGCTCGTTTTTGGCACACGTCCTGAAGCTATTAAGATGTGCCCGCTAGTTAACGAATTAAAGACTAGAGATAATCTTGAAACCTTGGTTTGTGTAACTGGACAACATCGTGAAATGTTAGATCAAGTTTTAGAAGTTTTCGATGTTGAGCCTGATTATGATTTATCCATCATGAAAGATAAACAGACGCTATTTGATGTCACAACTAATATCCTAAATAAAATCAAAGAGGTATTGGAAGAAGCCAAGCCAGACATTGTCCTAGTCCATGGCGATACATCGACTACATTTGTGACAGCTTTAGCTTGCTACTACCTACAAATTCCGGTAGGGCATGTTGAAGCTGGCCTACGCACCAATAATATTTATTCACCTTTCCCTGAAGAGTTTAATCGCCAGGCAGTAAGTATTATTTCTGCACTTGATTTTGCACCAACAGACCAGGCTAGACAAAACTTACTGAATGAGGGTAGAGATGACAGTAAAATTCATGTGACTGGTAATACGGTTATCGATGCCCTTAAAACGACAGTAAGAGAAGATTATCAGCATCCTGAGATAGACTGGGTAGGGGATGACCGGTTGATTTTATTAACTGCACACCGTCGGGAAAATCTAGGTGAACCAATGGCGCATATGTTCAAAGCTATTCGCCGTGTGGTGGATGAGCATGATGATGTCAAAGTCATTTATCCAATTCATATGAATCCTAAAGTTCGTGAAGTAGCTGATAAATACCTTGGTGATAGTGATCAAATTCGCATTATTGAACCACTAGAAGTGCTTGATTTCCATAACTTTATGAATGCAGCTCATATCATCTTAACTGATAGCGGCGGCATCCAAGAAGAAGCACCAAGCCTTGGTAAACCAGTGCTAGTTATGCGCGACACTACTGAGCGACCTGAAGGCGTTGAGGCAGGTACCCTGAAGTTAGTGGGTACAGATGAGGAAACCATCTATAATAATTTTAAATTATTGTTAGAAGATGAAGATGCTTATGCACAAATGAGCCAGGCTACTAACCCGTATGGTGATGGGACGGCATGTCGGCAGATTGCGGATGTTATTGAGAAAAAAATTTAG
- the neuC gene encoding UDP-N-acetylglucosamine 2-epimerase, translating into MYRVAYVTGSRAEYGIVKRYLKELSLIPDIDLEILVTGTHLEKNFSHTIDEIIQDGFDISYRVPIQIDTIDNKAITNSMGIALKEFGRIFYQENYDLVIILGDRYEMLAVATAAAMNSQKILHLHGGEKTLGNYDEFIRHAITKMSLYHFTSTEEYRNRVIQLGEAPDRVFNLGALGADNAIANIDKSYEPPVKMPYFVILFHPETSTGRSTTNQINQLLSALDNFKNHYQMVFIGGNADTSSDQIASKVYEYTKKNGMTYIKNLENKDFQNLVHNSQVYIGNSSSGLLEAPSLGTFSVNIGRRQEGRIRGNSVIDCDATQTEIIEAIEKAISLSADNIVIENPYYQVNCLKNYVFKTVELLKRDDNFIKDFYDIDLRGDLYD; encoded by the coding sequence ATGTATAGAGTTGCCTATGTTACTGGCTCACGTGCTGAATACGGTATAGTCAAACGCTACCTAAAAGAACTTAGTTTAATACCAGATATAGATTTAGAAATCTTAGTTACTGGTACTCATTTAGAGAAGAACTTTAGCCATACAATTGATGAGATAATTCAAGATGGTTTTGATATTTCTTACCGTGTCCCAATTCAAATCGATACAATTGATAATAAGGCAATAACTAATAGTATGGGAATTGCCCTAAAAGAATTTGGGAGGATTTTTTATCAGGAGAATTATGATTTAGTTATTATTCTAGGGGATAGGTATGAAATGCTAGCTGTCGCTACAGCGGCAGCTATGAATAGTCAAAAAATATTACATTTGCATGGCGGGGAAAAGACTTTAGGGAATTATGATGAATTTATCAGACATGCGATAACAAAAATGTCACTCTATCACTTTACTTCAACAGAAGAATATCGAAATCGGGTAATCCAATTAGGAGAGGCCCCAGACAGGGTGTTTAATTTAGGGGCTCTTGGTGCTGATAATGCAATTGCCAATATCGATAAAAGTTATGAACCGCCTGTTAAAATGCCATATTTTGTTATTTTGTTTCACCCCGAGACGTCGACGGGGCGGTCAACAACCAATCAAATTAATCAATTACTATCTGCTCTAGATAATTTTAAGAATCATTACCAAATGGTATTTATTGGTGGTAATGCTGATACCTCCTCTGATCAAATAGCCAGTAAGGTTTATGAATATACTAAAAAAAATGGTATGACTTATATAAAGAATTTAGAAAATAAAGATTTTCAAAATTTAGTTCACAATTCTCAAGTTTATATTGGTAATTCTTCCTCCGGTTTGTTAGAGGCGCCTAGTCTAGGCACTTTTTCTGTTAACATAGGGCGTCGTCAAGAAGGTAGGATTAGAGGCAATTCTGTAATAGATTGTGATGCTACTCAAACAGAAATCATCGAAGCTATTGAGAAGGCTATTTCATTAAGTGCTGATAACATAGTAATTGAAAATCCATATTATCAGGTAAATTGCTTGAAAAATTATGTCTTTAAAACAGTAGAACTCTTAAAAAGAGATGATAATTTTATTAAAGATTTTTATGATATCGATTTGAGAGGAGATTTATATGACTAA
- a CDS encoding IS256 family transposase yields MAQLNITLNLEEITEAVLNSDMDQMMKSLTVTIFNAYMQAEREEFINAKRYERTDDRKDYRNGSYKRNFKTKVGTVELDVPRTRSGEFDTKLFDKYQRMDKAFVAVLTEMYINGVSTRRIKKVVETLCGEGVSKSFVSSVNKNLDPAVFEFKGRSLTHTNFRYVYVDAMYIKVRENHRSVSKGVYIAQGINDDNRREIIGFMIADNESEENWKNFFLDLKARGLTKPTLIISDAHKGLKSAISNQFLGTTWQRCTVHFLRNILAHFPKKDCSHERSLLKRIFNADSQQRARELKFEFVEYVSGNEKYDKAVNTLEEGFEDAIPYLLEPTPYRVSLKTTNSLERLNREIRRREKVVGLFPNIEAAERLIGSVLLDLHEYWETCPHKFFNNIV; encoded by the coding sequence GCAAGCAGAGCGTGAGGAATTTATTAATGCTAAGCGCTATGAGCGCACAGATGACCGGAAAGATTATCGTAATGGCTCCTATAAAAGAAACTTTAAAACAAAGGTAGGGACTGTTGAACTGGATGTCCCTCGGACACGATCAGGAGAATTTGATACCAAGCTATTCGATAAATATCAACGTATGGACAAGGCCTTTGTGGCTGTTTTAACCGAAATGTATATTAATGGGGTCTCAACACGCCGTATTAAGAAGGTTGTTGAAACACTCTGTGGCGAAGGTGTTTCTAAATCATTTGTCTCTTCAGTAAATAAAAACTTGGACCCTGCTGTTTTCGAATTTAAAGGGCGTTCCCTAACACATACGAATTTTCGATATGTTTATGTCGATGCCATGTATATTAAAGTTCGCGAAAACCATCGTTCTGTCTCTAAAGGTGTTTATATTGCTCAGGGTATTAACGATGATAATCGTCGCGAAATTATCGGCTTTATGATTGCTGATAATGAATCAGAAGAAAACTGGAAGAACTTCTTCCTTGATTTAAAGGCCAGAGGCCTAACTAAACCAACATTAATTATATCTGACGCCCACAAGGGACTAAAATCAGCGATTAGTAATCAATTTTTAGGCACTACCTGGCAACGGTGTACGGTTCATTTTCTACGTAATATTTTAGCTCATTTTCCAAAAAAGGATTGCAGTCATGAGAGAAGTCTTCTAAAGAGAATATTTAATGCTGATAGTCAACAAAGAGCGCGAGAGTTAAAATTTGAATTTGTAGAATACGTTAGTGGCAATGAGAAATATGACAAAGCTGTTAATACGCTAGAGGAAGGCTTCGAAGATGCTATCCCATACTTATTAGAACCCACACCTTATCGCGTTTCACTGAAAACAACTAACAGTCTAGAAAGGCTAAATCGAGAAATTAGAAGAAGAGAGAAAGTTGTCGGCCTCTTTCCTAATATAGAGGCTGCGGAGCGACTTATAGGAAGTGTATTGCTTGATTTGCATGAATATTGGGAGACATGTCCTCATAAATTCTTTAATAACATAGTCTAA